AATTGGATCTCAAATTTAGATATAATTCCAATAAAAATTACCTCTTTTAAGGCTCACCCTATGAAAAAAATCGCTATTATCGGTCGTCCAAACGTCGGAAAAAGTTCACTGTTTAACCGTCTTGTTAAAAAGCGTGACGCTATTACATCCGACATGGCCGGAACTACAAGAGATATTAAAAGAAAAGTAGCGATCATCAAAGATAAGCAAGCTCAACTATTAGATACAGGTGGACTTGATAAAGGGTGTGAGCTGTTTGACAAAATTAAAGAGATGAGTTTAAAAGCTGCCTATGCTGCAGATATTATCCTTTACATGGTTGATGGAAAAGGCCTGCCGGAAGAGGAAGACAAAAAACTTTTTTATGAACTGCAAACACTTGGTAAAGATGTAGCTCTTGTTGTCAATAAAATCGATAATGATAAAATGAAAGAAAAGCTCTGGGAATACTATGAGTTTGGAACAGATGCAATATTTGGTATTTCTGTCGCACATAACAGAAACACTGTAGAACTTTTAGAGTGGGTGTATGACAAACTTCCTGATGAAGACAAAATTGTAGAGGAAGATGAAAATGATACAGTTCATAACGAAGATGATGAAGAACTAAGTGATGAAGAGTTCTTTGCACAGTATGAACATGATGATGAAGAGGACGGCTTCTATTATTGGGATGAAGAAGATGGTGAAGAGATCTTTGAAGATGACTCTATCTTTGCAGAAAACGATAATATAAAAGAATACAATCCTGAAGATGACAACCATATCAAAGTTGCTATTATCGGTCGTACAAACGTTGGAAAAAGTTCACTTTTAAATGCTCTTTTACACGAAGAACGCTCAGTTGTAAGCAGTGTCTCCGGTACTACAATCGATCCGATTGATGAGACTATCACTTACCAGGACAAACAAATCACATTTGTGGACACAGCAGGTCTACGCCGCCGCGGAAAAATCGTGGGGATTGAAAAATACGCACTTCTCCGTACAAAAGAGATGCTGGAAAATGCAAATATGGCTTTAGTAGTTCTCGATGCGAGTCAACCGTTTTTAGATCTCGATGAAAAAATTGCAGGACTAGTTGATTCAAACCGTTTATCAGCTATTATCGTTTTAAACAAATGGGATATATCAGATAAACAAAAACATGACGAGATTATTAAAGAGGTGCGTGACAGATTTAAATTCTTAGCATATGCACCTATTATTACACTCTCGGCACAATCTGGTCAAAGAGTTGATAAGCTTTACGACATGATCCTCTCAATTAATGAAAACTATACACAAAGAATCTCTACTTCACAGCTTAATGAAGTACTTCAACGTGCACTTCGCCGCCATACACTGCCAAGTGTTAGCGGACAGGTTATTCGTATTTACTATGCTACACAATACGAAACAAGACCACCGAAAATTGCATTGATTATGAACAGACCGAAAGGGCTCCATTTTACATATAGAAGATATTTGGCAAATAAATTTAGAGAAGCGTTTAATTTCGAAGGGACTCCACTTCTGTTTAAAGC
The Sulfurimonas sp. C5 DNA segment above includes these coding regions:
- the der gene encoding ribosome biogenesis GTPase Der; its protein translation is MKKIAIIGRPNVGKSSLFNRLVKKRDAITSDMAGTTRDIKRKVAIIKDKQAQLLDTGGLDKGCELFDKIKEMSLKAAYAADIILYMVDGKGLPEEEDKKLFYELQTLGKDVALVVNKIDNDKMKEKLWEYYEFGTDAIFGISVAHNRNTVELLEWVYDKLPDEDKIVEEDENDTVHNEDDEELSDEEFFAQYEHDDEEDGFYYWDEEDGEEIFEDDSIFAENDNIKEYNPEDDNHIKVAIIGRTNVGKSSLLNALLHEERSVVSSVSGTTIDPIDETITYQDKQITFVDTAGLRRRGKIVGIEKYALLRTKEMLENANMALVVLDASQPFLDLDEKIAGLVDSNRLSAIIVLNKWDISDKQKHDEIIKEVRDRFKFLAYAPIITLSAQSGQRVDKLYDMILSINENYTQRISTSQLNEVLQRALRRHTLPSVSGQVIRIYYATQYETRPPKIALIMNRPKGLHFTYRRYLANKFREAFNFEGTPLLFKAKKKGER